A genomic segment from Glycine soja cultivar W05 chromosome 20, ASM419377v2, whole genome shotgun sequence encodes:
- the LOC114402719 gene encoding acidic endochitinase-like — translation MAALKQVSSLLLFPLFLIFSLFKSSHAGGIAVYWGQNGNEGSLEEACNTDNYQYVNIGFLNVFGNNQTPQLNLAGHCNPSTNECTGLSNDINVCQSKGIKVFLSLGGAVGSYSLNSASEATDLAAYLWDNFLGGQSNSRPFGDAVLDGIDFDIEDGSGQYYGDLARELDAYSQQRKVYLAAAPQCPYPDAHLDSAIATGLFDYVWVQFYNNPQCHYTSGNIDNLVSAWNQWTSSEAKQVFLGLPASEAAAPSGGYIPPDVLISDVLPAISGSPKYGGVMIWDRFNDGQSGYSDAIKASV, via the coding sequence ATGGCAGCCCTCAAACAAGTTTCATCCCTCTTACTATTCCCTTTGTTTCTCATTTTTTCCCTATTCAAATCCTCTCATGCTGGTGGGATTGCAGTCTATTGGGGTCAAAACGGCAATGAAGGCTCCTTGGAAGAAGCTTGCAACACTGACAACTACCAATATGTGAACATAGGTTTCTTGAACGTTTTTGGCAACAACCAAACCCCACAACTAAACCTTGCAGGCCATTGTAATCCAAGCACCAACGAGTGCACCGGATTAAGCAATGACATCAATGTATGCCAAAGCAAAGGAATCAAAGTGTTTCTCTCCCTTGGAGGCGCCGTTGGAAGCTACTCTCTCAACTCGGCTTCTGAAGCCACAGACCTTGCAGCGTACCTATGGGATAACTTCCTTGGAGGACAATCAAATTCACGTCCATTTGGTGATGCTGTGTTGGATGGCATAGACTTTGACATCGAAGATGGTTCAGGCCAATACTATGGTGACCTTGCAAGAGAACTTGATGCTTATAGCCAACAAAGAAAAGTGTACTTGGCTGCTGCACCACAATGTCCATACCCTGATGCTCACTTGGATTCGGCTATTGCAACTGGCCTTTTTGATTATGTGTGGGTTCAGTTCTACAACAACCCTCAATGCCATTATACTTCAGGGAACATTGACAACCTAGTTAGTGCATGGAACCAGTGGACCTCAAGTGAAGCTAAACAAGTGTTTTTGGGGCTACCAGCATCTGAGGCAGCTGCTCCAAGTGGTGGTTATATTCCTCCTGATGTGCTAATTTCTGATGTTCTTCCTGCTATCAGCGGCTCTCCCAAGTACGGTGGAGTCATGATTTGGGACAGATTCAATGACGGCCAAAGCGGATACAGTGATGCTATTAAGGCCAGTGTTTAA